Proteins encoded by one window of Cheilinus undulatus linkage group 13, ASM1832078v1, whole genome shotgun sequence:
- the LOC121520748 gene encoding MICOS complex subunit MIC60-like yields the protein MFPPVVRFFWSRRPKKSGRPEDLPSSDRQQLKLTESGCTASILAVDQRESDLYKYSCYVQHEGGGAVKTLAPTEFPTFLEPSTSLPTSPPTSPPTSSPPSPSPSLSPAPPSPSLPPSPSPSVSVYKLRLLLLLYTLLIVKSLVYCCGLFLMTVLRNKRLSTDCRQAG from the exons ATGTTTCCTCCTGTGGTCAGATTCTTCTGGAGTAGACGACCAAAGAAGAGCGGACGTCCAGAAGACCTGCCCTCCTCTGACAGACAGCAGCTGAAGCTTACAGAGTCTGGATGTACGGCCTCCATCTTAGCGGTGGATCAGAGAGAGAGCGACTTGTATAAATACAGCTGCTATGTGCAGCACGAGGGAGGGGGGGCAGTGAAGACTCTGGCTCCAACAG AATTTCCAACGTTTCTAGAACCTTCAACATCACTGCCAACATCTCCTCCAACATCTCCTCCAACATCCTCTCCACCGTCACCTTCACCATCACTTTCACCAGCTCCTCCATCTCCATCACTTCCTCCATCCCCGTCTCCGTCTGTGTCTGTGTACAAGCTGAGGCTGCTCCTGCTGCTCTACACGCTGCTGATAGTGAAGAGTCTGGTCTACTGCTGTGGACTCTTCCTGATGACCGTCCTCAGGAACAAGAGACTGTCCACAGACTGCAGACAGGCTGGGTGA